A region from the Rhinoderma darwinii isolate aRhiDar2 chromosome 2, aRhiDar2.hap1, whole genome shotgun sequence genome encodes:
- the EMC6 gene encoding ER membrane protein complex subunit 6: MAAIGLKREGPQFISEAAVRGNAAVLDYCRTSVSALSGATAGILGLTGLYGFIFYFIASFLLSVLLVLKSGRRWNKYFKSRRPLFTGGLIGGLFTYVLFWTFLYGMVHVY; this comes from the coding sequence ATGGCTGCCATCGGTCTGAAGAGAGAGGGTCCGCAGTTTATCAGTGAAGCCGCAGTGCGAGGGAACGCCGCCGTCCTCGACTATTGCAGAACGTCGGTCTCTGCCCTCTCCGGAGCCACGGCTGGAATTCTTGGCTTAACAGGCCTGTACGGATTCATCTTTTACTTCATTGCCTCTTTCCTCCTCTCCGTGCTGTTGGTGTTAAAGTCTGGACGCAGGTGGAACAAATATTTTAAATCGAGGAGGCCACTTTTTACCGGGGGGCTTATTGGTGGCCTCTTCACGTACGTCCTGTTCTGGACCTTCCTATACGGCATGGTGCATGTCTACTGA